A window of Kineococcus sp. NBC_00420 genomic DNA:
ACTCGGGCTACCCGTGGTCGAGGACGCCAACGCCGCCGACAACCTCGGGGCGACGCTGGCGAACTTCAACGCCCGCCGCCGCGCGGACGGTGTCCTGGAACGCTGGAGCACGGCGCGGGGTTACCTCGAACCGGCGCTGGAGCGGCCGAACCTGCACGTGCTCACCGGCTCCCCGGTGCACCGCGTCGTGTTCGAGGGCCTGCGCGCCGTCGGGGTGGAGCACATCGTGGACGGTGGACTGCGGACGAGCCGGGCGGAGCGGGTGGTGCTGTCCGCCGGTGCCCTGGAGACCCCGCGACTGCTCTCGCTGTCCGGGATCGGGGACCCCGCGGAACTGTCCCGGCTCGGACTCGCGACGCGAGTCGCGCTGCCGGGGGTGGGGGACCGCTACGCCGACCACCCGCTGCTCATGGGCATGGTCTTCCGGGCCCGTGAACCACTGGGCCCGGTGCGGGACAACGGGGGTGGCGCGATGCTGAACTGGCGCAGTTCCGTGGCCGGGGTGGGCCCGGACCTGCACGCGTTCGTCGTGCAGGGGCCGCACGCCGGTCCCGAGGTGCGCGCCGCCCACGACGTGTCCGGCGACGTCTTCGCGGTGTCGCCCGGGCTGATGGGTTCGCGCAGCACCGGTGCGGTGCGGTTGACGTCGGCGAAGCCCGGCGCTCCGCTGCACGTCCAGCCGAACTACCTCGCCGAACCCGACGACCTGCAGGCGCTGGTCGAGTCGATCGACACCGTCTTCGACCTGATGGCGACCTCGGGGTACCGGGCGCTGAGTTCCGGGGCGGCGGCGCCGGACCGTCGCCCGCGCGACCGGGCGGAGGCCGTGGCCTTCGTCCGGCGCAGCGTCGACACGTTCTTCCACTCCAGCGGTACCGCCGCGATGGGGACCGACGACCGGTCGGTGGTCGGGCCGGACCTCGCGGTGCACGGGGTGGAGGGTTTGTTCGTCTGCGACGCGTCGGTGTTCCCGTCGCTCCCGTCCTGCAACACCCAGGCCCCCGTCGTCGCCGTCGCCGAACGCGCCGCGGACCTGTTCCGCGCCCGTTCCTGACCCGCGATTCCTCGGGGAAACCCGGTGAGATCGCGAGTGGGGGTCAGAGGGGGCGGGGGTCGACGCGGGTCTCGACGACGCCGTCCTCGCCCCGCCGAACGATGTAGGCACCCTTGCCGGGGACCTCGGTGACGGCCTCGACGAGTTCGGTGTCCTGGTAGACCAGACCCACTCCGTCGTCGCTGCAGTGCGTCTCGCCCAGGACCCCGGAACCCACGAGTCCGTGGACCAGGGGACGGCGACGGGCCTCGGAGTCGTAGTGGACGCCGTTGCCGTAGGGGAGCAGGCCCAGTCCGTTCGTCACGGCGCGCAGTTCCGTCCCGAAGGAGTCGGTCGTGCCCCCCTGGAACCAGCAGATCGACCCTGCGCTCACCCCGCCGAGGACGACCCCCGCCTGCCAGGCGGCGCGGAACGCCTCGTCGAGCTCGTGGACGCGCCAGACGGCGAGGAGGTTCGCGACCGAACCCCCACCGACCCAGACGACGTCGGAACCCAGCAACTGCGCGGCCGGGTCCTCCACGCTGGGCATCGGGAACAGGTCGAGCACGGTGGTGGAGAACCCGGCCCGTTCACCGGCGGCGTGCACCTCGGCGGCCCAGGTCCGCTGGTCGCCACCGGCGGTGCCCAGGTAGGTGAGCCGGGGACGCCGGCTCGCGGGGACCTTCGCGAGCTCCACGGCGAGGTGCGCCGTTCCCGCCCAGTCCAGCCCGCCGCGCTCGCGACGGGTGAAACCGCCCGACGTCGCGACGATGGTCGGGCGGTCAGCCGGCACGGCGGATCCCGTTGCGGCCGAACACGCTCGACACCACGGCGTCCGCGGCGCGCCGACCGGACACGAGCGCGCCCTGCAGGGAGGAGTTCTCGCGGTGGTCCCCGGCGACGAACACGCCGTCGCCCACCTCGACCGGCTGCGGCCCCTCGAAGGGCGGCGCGACCACGGGCAGCGCGTGCGGGATGGAGTGCGCGGTGACCAGCGCCCAGGCGCCGGTGTTCACGCCGTAGACCCGGCCGAGCTGCTCGCGCACGCGCTGTTCCGTCTCGGCGCTGGTGTCGGTACCGAGGGTCTGGGCGCTGACGAGCGCGCGGTGGTCGCTGCCGGCCAGCACGTAGCCGGGGGCCACCGACGACACGACGGCGGAGTTCACGACGGGACCCGACCGGTCGCCGTCGAGGTGCAGCAGCTTCTCCCGCGACTGCGGCGCGGGGGAGGTCGCGGCGGCGAACCAGAACGTCGACAGCCCGTTGCTGTCGGGAACCGAGAGTTCGGGGACGAGGTGGGCAGCGGTGTGCGCGTCGGTCGCGACGACGATCCGCTCGCAGTTCACCCCGCCCGCCACGGTCTGGACGACCAGCGAACGCGGTGCGAGACCGATGTGGCGCACCTCCGTCCCGAGGACGACGGACCCGGCGGGGAGCCCCGCCGCCAGCTGGTCGGGGACGGCCTGCATGCCCCGGGCGGGCAGGCCCGGGGTCCGGCGCAGGAAGCTCCGGACGAGCAGGTCGACGAAGCGGCGCGACGTGGTCCCGTCGACCTCGCCGAGCACCCCCGCCAGGAACGGCTCGAGGATCGACCAGCGCAGTTCGCCGTGGACGTCGGCCGCGTCCAGCGCGTCCGACCAGCCCGTGTCGGCGTCCTTGAGGTCGCCCGCGGAGGTGACCTTCAGGACCCAGCGTGCGAGGGCGGCCTTCTCCTTCACCGAACCGAGAGGGAAGCGCAGGGCGTCCAGCACGGCCGTCGGGTGGCGCCGGGGGTCGCGCAGCGTGCTGACCCGGCCACCGCGGTGCACGGCGACTCCGGCGTCGAAGGACTGCAGGTCGAGGGCGTCCACGTCGAGGACCTTCGGGACCTCGGGGTAGGCGGGGTTCAGCAGCTGGAACCCGCGGTCGACGCGGAAGCTGCCCACCGTCTCCGTGCGCACCCGGCCACCGACGGCGTCGGCGGAGTCCACCACCATCACGTCGAGCCCGGCGGCGCTGAGGTGCTTGGCGCACGCGAGGCCGGCGAGCCCGGCGCCGATGACGACGACCTCGGCCGAGGAGCGCAGCGCCGAGCCGTGCGGGGACTCCGTCCCGTACGGGCTGAGGGAGGAGGCATCGGAAGTGGTGCTGACGGTCACCCGCAGAGCCTATCGAGCCTGTGGACAACCGGCACGGCAGTCCCCGTCGTAGCGCACCCTTGAGACGTGGAGCGCACAGGACCCGGAACGCAGACGGCCCCCGCCCGGCAGTGGCGGCGGGAGGCGCTGGCCGCGCTCGGGGACGATCCCCGCCGCCGCGCCCCCGAGGTGGACGGCTACCGCATCGACCGCCTGCTGGGCGCCGGCGGTTCCAGCGTCGTCTGGGCGGGCACCGGCGTCGACGACGTCGAACGTGCGCTGAAGGTCCTGCACCCCGGGGGTTCCGGGGACCTCCTCGCCGAGCTCTCCATGCTGCGCCGGGTCCGCCACCCCCGGGTCGTGGCGGTGCACGACATCTCCACCGACGCCGAGGGGCGACCGGTCCTGGTCCTCGACCTCGCGGTCGGCGGGTCGCTCGCGGCCCTGGTGGCGCAGCGCCGGCGCCTCAGCGCCGGCGAGGTCTCCGGGCTGCTCGCGGTGCTCGGCCCGGCCCTGGAGGACCTGCACGCGGCCGGTGTGGTGCACGGGGACATCGCCCCCGGCAACGTCCTGCTCGACGCCCGCGGCGAACCGCTGCTGGCCGACCTCGGGGTCTCGCGGGCCCTGGGGCGCCAGCACGGCAGCGTCCTGGGAACACCCGGTTTCGCCGACCCCACCGCTCTGGGCGGCGGTGGTGTCGGTGCGGCCTCGGACGTCTACGGGCTCGCCGCGCTGGGCTGGTGGGCGCTGACGGGTGAGGTGCCGGCCCGCGCCGGGGCGCTCGGCGCGCGGTCGGCCGTCCGGCGGGCGGCCGCGGACCTGCCGCCCGGATCCTCCGCCGTCGTGCTCGCCGCGTTGCAGGAAGGACTGCACCGCAGCCAGTCCCGTCGTCCGACACCCGGTGAGCTGGCCGCGGCGGTGTCCGCGGCGTCTCGTCCGCGGGCGGTCCGGGGTCTGACGCCGAGCGCTGCACCCGCCGCGCCCCGGCGGGTTCCGGGCACCCCGGCACCCGTGGTCCCGCCACCGCCGGGAGCCACCCGGCAGCTGTCCGAGACGGCCCCGCCGCCGGTCAGCGCGCGCCCGAGCCCCGCGACGCCCACCGTTCGGCGCCGGGCGGTTCCTGCGAGGCCGCCCCGGCGCCGGGCGGGCGGCGGGACCCGCGGCGTGCGGCTCCCCCTCGTGGCCGGAGGCGTCGTGCTCGTCGTGGGCGCTGGGGCGTTCGCCCTCTCGCTGCGCGGCGACGGTTCTGGGTCGTCGGCGCCCGCCTCCCCGGTCGCGTCCGCCGCGGCGCCCGACGTCGCGGCGCCGGTCGCGGGGAAGACCCCGGCAGCGCCGGTGGGGGAGACCCCCGCGGTGATCGCCGGCGCCGACGTCCTCCGGGGGGTCGATCCCGTCGCCGTCGTGACCGAACTCGCCGACCGCCGGGCGAGCGCGCTCTCCTCGGGGGAGGCCGGTGCGCTCGACCGGGTGGACGTCCCCGGGTCGTCGGCTGCCGCGACGGACCGGGCGGTGCTCGACGACCTCGCCCGTGCGGGGACCACCCTCACGGGGCTCGGGTTCGCGGTGAGCGACGTGCGGGTCGAGAGCAGGACGGAGGAGCAGTGGACCCTGAGCGCCGACGTCGTCACGTCGGCGCACGAGACCGTCGCCGCGGACGGGGCCCGGACCAGCGTCCCGCAGAGCGCACCGCGCACGTCCCGGTTGATCCTGGACCGGGTCGAGGGGGAGTGGCGGATCAGCGCGGTCGGGTGACGCTCAGGCGTTCGCCAGCCAGCCGGTGACCGAGGCGACGTCGGGATGGCGGAAGGTGAACCCCGCCTCCAGCAGAGCGGTCGGGACCACCCGCTGGCTCGCGGTGATCTGCTCGGCGAACTCGCCCAGCACCATCCGCAGCGCGAACGACGGGACGGGCAGCAGGGCGGGACGGTGCAGGGCCGCCCCCAGGGCGCTCACGACGGCGGTGTTCGTCGCGGGTTCCGGGGTCGCGAGGTTCACCGGCCCGGGAACGGGGTGGGTGAGCAGGAACTCCAGCGCCGCGAGTTCGTCCGGCATGGAGATGAGGCTCCACCACTGGCGGCCGTCGCCCAGCGGTCCGCCCAGACCGAGGCGGAACAGCGTCAGCAACTGTCCGAAGGCGCCGCCGACGGGGTTGGCGAGCAGGCTGGTGCGGGCCAGGCTGACCCGGATCCCCGCTGCGGCAGCGGGTTCGGTCGCCTCTTCCCACTCCCGCACGACCTCGGCGAGGAAGTCCCCACCGCGGGGGGCGGCCTCGGTGAGCACGGTGTCGCCGCCGTCGCCGTAGGCCCCGATCGCCGACGCGTTCACCAGGACCTCGGGGCGTTCGTCCAGGGCCACGAGCGCGCGCACCAGGGTGGACGTCGTCTCGGTGCGGGAACGGAGGATGAGTTCCTTGTACTTCGGGGTCCACCGCTTGTCGCCGACCCCGGCCCCGGACAGGTTCACCGCGGCGTCGATCCGGCCGAGGCGGGCCGGGTCGAGGTCCCCGGTGGCCGGGTCCCAGCGCAGCTCGGACGGTTCGCGTTCGGGGCGACGGACCAGCACCACGACCTCGTGACCGCCGTTGCGCAACTTCGCGACGAGGTGACGGCCGATGAGCCCGCTGGCTCCGCTGACGAGGATGCGCACGGTGGAACTCCAGGTTCTCGGGAAAGGAACAACCCCGTTCCCGCCGGGCGGGAACGGGGTTGTCGGAACAGGTCGGGTCAGAGACCGAGGTCGCCCTCGAACTCGCCGGCCTCGATGCGCTTCTTCACGGTCTGCAGGTAGCGGGCCGCGTCCGCACCGTCCACGACCTGGTGGTCGTAGGACAGCGCCAGGTACATCATCGAGCGGATCGCGATGGTCTCCTGCCCCTCGGCGTCGGTGAGGACGACCGGACGCTTGACGATCGCGCCCGTTCCGAGGATCGCGACCTGCGGGGCGTTGAGGATCGGGGTGTCGAAGAGCGCCCCGATGCTGCCCGTGTTGGTGATGGTGAACGTGCCGCCGGACAGGTCGTCCGGGGTGATCTTGTTCGACCGGGTGCGGGCCGCGAGGTCGGCGATCTTGCGGGCCAGGCCACCGAGGTTGAGGTCCCCGGCGTTCTTGATCACCGGGGTGATCAGGCCCTTGGGGGTGTCCACGGCCATCGAGACGTTCTCGGTGCCGTGGTAGACGATGTTCTCGCCGTCGATGCTGGCGTTGAGCGAGGGGTGCTGCTTGAGCCCCTCGACCGCGGCCTTCACGAAGAACGGCAGGAACGTCAGCTTCGCGCCCTCGGTCGCGGCGAAGTTGTCCTTCGCCCGCGCCCGCAGCCGGGCGACCCGGGTGACGTCGACCTCGATGACCGTCGTCAGCTGCGCGGAGTTCTGCAGCGAGTCCTTCATGCGCTGGGCGATGACCTTGCGCAGGCGCGACATCTTCTCGGTGGTGCCGCGCTTGGCGGACACCTCCACCGTCGCGGCGGGCTTGGCTGCGGGCTTCTCGGCCGCAGGGGCCGGGGCCGGGGCCGCAGCGGCCTTCGCGGCGGCCGCCGCCTTGTCCGCGGCCTCCTGCACGTCCTGCTTGCGCACGCGGCCACCGACACCGGTGCCGGTGAGGGAGGAGAGGTCCACCCCGAGGTCCTTGGCCATCTTGCGCACCAACGGGGTCACGTAGGTGCTGCCACCGGTGGCCTCGGCCGCGGCCGGAGCCGCCGGCTTCTCCGGGGCGGGAGCGGGGGTGGGTGCCGGAGCGGATTCCCGGGCCGGAGCGGCCTCGGGTTCCTTCGCGGCCGGCGTCGAGGGCTGGGTGGCCTGCTCGGCCTGCGACTGCGCGGTCTCGCGCTCCGCGACCTCGTCGGCCAGGGACTCCTCCCGCGGCGACTCCTGCGGCGCGGGGGTCTCCTCCTGCGGGGCCGGGGACTGCGCGGAGGCGTCGCCGATGCGGGCGAGGTCGGCGCCGACGTCGGCCGTCTCGTCCTCGCCGACGAGGATCTCCAGCAGGGTGCCGGCGATCGGGGAGGGGATCTCGGTGTCGACCTTGTCGGTCGAGACCTCGAGGAGCGGTTCGTCGACCTCGACGCTGTCCCCGACGGCCTTGAGCCAGCGGGTGACGGTGCCCTCGGTGACGGACTCACCGAGCGCGGGCATCTTGACGGGCTCGCCACCACCGGAGCCGGCGGAGGGCGCAGCAGCCGGGGCCGGGGCGGACGGGGCCGCGGGTTCGGGCTCCGGTGCGGGTTCGGGCTCCGGTGCGGGTTCGGGCTCCGGCGCGGGTTCCGTGCTCGACTCCTCCTGCGGCGCCGGCGCGGACTCCCCACCGCCCTGCTCGCTCGCCTCACCGATGCGGGCCAGGTCGGCGCCGACGTCGGCCGTCTCGTCCTCGGGCACGAGGATCTCCAGCAGGACACCGGCGATCGGCGAGGGGATCTCGGTGTCGACCTTGTCGGTGGACACCTCCAGCAGCGGTTCGTCCACCTCGACGGTGTCACCGACCGACTTCAGCCACCGCGTGACGGTGCCCTCGGTCACGCTCTCACCGAGAGCGGGCATCTGCACCGAGTTCGACATGTCTTCGGTTCTCCTCACGGACGTTCTCCGGCGCCCGGAGGACGCCGCGGGTTTCAGTTTCGGGTCAGGAGTGGGAGTGCAGCGGTTTCCCGGCCAGCGCCAGGAACGCCTCTCCGACGGCCTCGTTCTGGGTGGGGTGGGTGTGCACGAGGGCGGCGACGTCCTCGGGGTAGGCCTCCCAGTTCACGATGAGCTGCGCCTCGCCGACCTGCTCGCTCATGCGGGAGCCGACCATGTGGACGCCCACGACGGGGCCGTCCTTCTGCCGGACCAGCTTGACGAAACCGGTTGTGCCGAGGATCTGGCTCTTGCCGTTGCCCCCGAGGTTGTACTCGAGGACGTCGACGTCACCGAACTTCTCCCGGGCCTTGGCCTCGGTGAGGCCGACGGAGGCGACCTCGGGCTCGCAGTAGGTCACCTTCGGGATGCCGAGCTCGTCGACAGGTTTCGGGTCGAGACCGGCGATCTCCTCGGCGACGAAGATGCCCTGGGCGAACCCGCGGTGGGCCAGCTGCAGGCCGGGGACGATGTCGCCGACGGCGTAGACGCCGGCGACGTTGGTCGCGAGGCGCTCGTCGGTGAGGACGAACCCGCGGTCCATCGTGATGCCCTGTTCCTCGTAGCCGAGGCCGGCGGTGTTCGGACCACGACCGACGGCGACGAGCATGAGGTCGGCGTCGAAGGTCTTGCCGTCCTCGAGGGTGACGACGACACCGGAGTCGGTCTGCTCGACCCCCTTGAAGCGGACGCCGAGGGAGAACGTGATGCCGCGCTTGCGGAACGCGCGCTCGAGGGCCTTGCTGGCCGCCTCGTCCTCGAGGGGGACCAGGTGCGGGAGGGCCTCGACGATCGTCACGTCGGCACCGAAGGAACGCCACACGCTCGCGAACTCGACGCCGATGACCCCGCCGCCGAGGACGATGACCTTCTCGGGCACCGAGTCCAGGCCGAGGGCCGTCTCGCTGGTCATGATCCGGCCACCGATCTCGAGGCCGGGCAGGCTGCGGGAGTAGGAACCCGAGGCCAGGACGACGGACCGGCCCGTGTAGCGCTGACCGTCGACCTCGACGGTGTTCTTCGCGACGAGCTTGCCGGTCCCGGAGATCAGGTCGATCTTGCGGGACTTCACGAGCCCCTGCAGACCCTTGTAGAGGCGCGCGATGACGCCGTCCTTGTACTTGTTGACGCCCGCCATGTCGATGGACTCGAAGGAGGCGCGGACCCCGAAGGTCTCCGACTCCCTGGTCGTGTCGGCGACCTCGGCGGCGTGCAGGAGGGCCTTGGTCGGGATGCACCCGCGGTGCAGGCAGGTCCCTCCGAGGAGGTCCTTCTCCACCAGGGCCACCTTCAGGCCCAGCTCGGCGGAACGCAGTGCGGCGGCATAGCCCCCACTACCTCCCCCGAGGATGACGACGTCGTACTGCTGCTCGGCGGCACCTGCCACGAAATGCTCCTGAGGTCGGCTGTGCTGGCGACTGCTCCGTCGCGATCCTCTCACCACGTCCCGCACGCAGCGCGAGGGGGTGTGTGAGCGAGCGGTGACGCTGGGGGGCAGGGCTGGACGCACGACAGCGCCCGGTCCCGGGGGAGCAGGCGCTGTGTGCGGGGGGTTCGGTTCGTCTGGACCGGCAGGTCTGGAGGAGCGGTTCAGCGCTCCTTCTCGGAGGTGACCGATTCCTTGCGGTCCACCGCGGACTCCTTGCGCAGGGTCGCGGATTCCTTGCGGGCGACCGTGGACTCCTTGCGCTGCGTGCTGGATTCCTTGCGGGCGACCGTGGATTCCTTGCGCTGGGTCGCGGACTCCTTGCGGTCGACCGTGGACTCCTTGCGCTGCGTCGCCGATTCCTTGCGCTCGACCGTCGAGGTCGCCTTCAACCCGGGGGCCACCTTGGCGGTCGTGAGGGTCGCGGACGGGGCAGCCGACGCGACGGCCGCCGAGGCCAGACCGCCACCGGCCAGGACGGCGGTGGCCGCGAGACCGGCGGCGAGACGCGCGAGGCGGCGGGAGGAGCGGGACGGGATGGCGGTGCTGGACATGGTGCCTCCGTGACGAGAGCCCCGGTGCACACCGGGGAGCTGTGCGATGTACCGAACCGGTCGGCGTGGTGACGCCCCCGAACTAGGTCGTCACCGAGAGCATATAGCTAGTTGCAGAGAGTGCACGAGTTGTCTCGGAAATGATCACTCGATCAGCAGGCCGGGGCTTCTTCGATCATGGAAACCGTCGGTGAACAGCCTCTGATGCAGAGGTTCCCGTTCCCAGAACGTTTCACCACGGGAATCGGACCGAGAAGCACCGGAATGCCTCATCGGGGCCGCAGCCCTTTCCGGGGAACGGCCCCGCAGTGCGTCCCGGGCCCCGGCCGGGCTCAGCGCCCGGCGTGGTCCTCGGCCAGCGCGACCAGGGTCCGCACCGCGACACCCGTCCCGCCGCGGTGGGTGTACCCCCACGGCTCACCCGTGGCGAAGGCCGGACCGGCGATGTCCAGGTGCGCCCAGGGGATCGCGGTCCCCGCGGCGGAGTCGCCGACGAACTCGCGCAGGAAGACCGCCGCCACGAGCATCCCGCCCGCCCGGTCGCCGATGTTGGCCAGGTCGGCCACGGGGGAGTCCAGCGTCGCCCGCAGCTCCTCGGGCAACGGCATGGGCCAGAACGACTCCCCGGCCCGTTCGGCCGCGGCGAGGACCGCGCTGCGGAACTCCTCGTCGTTGCCCATGATCCCCGAGACCCGGTTCCCCAGGGCGACGACCTGGGCGCCGGTCAGGGTGGCCACGTCGACGATGGCGTCAGGACGTTCGGCCGAGGCGGCGTCGAGCGCGTCACCGAGGACGAGCCGCCCCTCGGCGTCGGTGTTCAGGACCTCGACCGTCGTCCCGCCGTGCATCGTCAGCACGTCGGAGGGGCGGATCGCGGTGCCGGAGGGCATGTTCTCCGCGATGGCCAGCCAACCGGTGACCTTGACGGGGAGCTTCAGGTCGGCGACCGCCCGGACCGCGGCCAGCACGGCCGCGGCACCCGACATGTCGCTCTTCATCGTCTCCATGCCGCCCGCGGGCTTCAGCGAGAGACCGCCGGAGTCGAAGGTGATGCCCTTGCCGACGAACGCGAGGTGGCCCTTGGCCTTGGCCGGTGCGTGCTCCACGACGACCAGGCGCGGGGGACGCGAAGACCCCTGGCCCACACCGAGGATGCCGCCGAAGCCGCCGTCGGCCAGGGCCTGCTCGTCCAGCACGCGGACGGTGAGCGAGGTCCCCGCCGCGGCCTGCAGCGCCGCCGCGGCGAGGTCGGCCGGTGCGAGGTCGCCCGGTGCCGTGTTGATGAGGTCGCGAGCCGTCGCGACGGCCCGGGCGAGGACCTCGGCCCGCTCGACCGCGGCGCGGAAGGTCTTGTCCCGGGGCTTGTCGACCAGCAGCGTGACCTCGGCGACCGGTTCACGCTCGGCGGCCTTGTAGCGGGTGAAGGCGTAGGCACCGAGCCCGGCGCCCTCGGCGACAGCGGCCAGCGTGGCGGCGTCGGGGGTGGGCAACGCGAACGCGACCCGGCCCTTGCCGGTGAGGGCGCGCACGGCCTGACCCGCGGCGCGGCGCAGGGTCTCGTGGTCGGGGGCGGTGCCGACGCCCACGAGTGCGACCAGGGGCGTGGCGAGCCCGGTCGTCCCGGGGACGAGGTGCACGGTGCCCGGTTTGCCGTTCGCACCCAGGGCCAGCGCGGCCTCGGCCAGCGCGGAACGCGTCGCGCGGGGGAGGTCGTCACCCCCCAGGACCTCGGGGGCGCCGGGACGCTTGCCGGTCGCGGGAGCCAGTCCCAGGACCAGCGCGTCGACCGAGACGCTCTTGACGGACTTGCTGCTGAGCAGGAGACGTGACACCACGGCACCCTAACGTGGGGGCGTGATCCAGCCACCTGCGCCGCACCCGGACCCCGACGTCAGCGCCGGCCCGCACGAGCTCCGCCCCGGTCTGTGGTGGCGTCAGGTCGGCGTGGCCGACGTCCCCGCGCTGCAGGAGATCTGCCTGCGCACCGGTGACGCGGGTCGCGACGCGACCGCGCGCACGGCCTTCCCCGAACTGCTCGCCGACGTCTACGCGACGCCGTACGCCCACCACGAGGCCCGGTTCGGAACCGTCGTCGAGGACGCCGACGGCGTCGCCGGGTACCTCCTCGGCTGCCGGGACACCGCCGCGTTCGAACGCTGGCGCGAGGCGGAGTGGTGGCCGCCGCTGCGGGCGCGCTACCCCCGCCCGGAGGACGTGCAGGGCTTCGACGCCGGGCCGCTGCGGACCGTCCACGGCGGTGTCACCCCGGAACCCGTCTGGGCCACCCACCCTTCGCACCTGCACGTCGACCTGCTGCCCCGGCTGCAGGGCAAGGGGATCGGGCGGGCGCTGGTGCAGCGGGTCTGCGCCCAGCTGGCGGCCGACGGGTCGCCGGGGGTCCACCTCGGCGTGTCGGGCGCCAACCCCGGCGCCGTCGCGTTCTACCGGCGCGCGGGGTTGGTGGAACTCGCCGCGACGGCGCGGGGCTACACGTTCGGGCGGTCGTTCGGGTCGGTGGGTCCTTCCGCGGCGGGTTCCACCGCAACGGGTTCCACCGCGACGGCTCCGGCCTCCTGAACCGGGGCCCCGGGTTCCGGCTCGGGCTCGGGCTCCGGCTCGGGCTCGGGCTCCGGTTCCGGGTCGGGCAGCGGGGGGAGCGCCGCCTCGTCCGCCGCAGCCAGGGCCTGCGCAGCCCGCAGCACGCCGAGGGCGCTGAGCGCGCCCGACCCGCCCCCGCGACCGGCGCCGAGGTCCAGCACCGGCACCATCTTCAGCCGGTCCGCGGCGAGGGCCTGCGCCGGTT
This region includes:
- a CDS encoding leucyl aminopeptidase — its product is MSRLLLSSKSVKSVSVDALVLGLAPATGKRPGAPEVLGGDDLPRATRSALAEAALALGANGKPGTVHLVPGTTGLATPLVALVGVGTAPDHETLRRAAGQAVRALTGKGRVAFALPTPDAATLAAVAEGAGLGAYAFTRYKAAEREPVAEVTLLVDKPRDKTFRAAVERAEVLARAVATARDLINTAPGDLAPADLAAAALQAAAGTSLTVRVLDEQALADGGFGGILGVGQGSSRPPRLVVVEHAPAKAKGHLAFVGKGITFDSGGLSLKPAGGMETMKSDMSGAAAVLAAVRAVADLKLPVKVTGWLAIAENMPSGTAIRPSDVLTMHGGTTVEVLNTDAEGRLVLGDALDAASAERPDAIVDVATLTGAQVVALGNRVSGIMGNDEEFRSAVLAAAERAGESFWPMPLPEELRATLDSPVADLANIGDRAGGMLVAAVFLREFVGDSAAGTAIPWAHLDIAGPAFATGEPWGYTHRGGTGVAVRTLVALAEDHAGR
- the lpdA gene encoding dihydrolipoyl dehydrogenase, producing the protein MAGAAEQQYDVVILGGGSGGYAAALRSAELGLKVALVEKDLLGGTCLHRGCIPTKALLHAAEVADTTRESETFGVRASFESIDMAGVNKYKDGVIARLYKGLQGLVKSRKIDLISGTGKLVAKNTVEVDGQRYTGRSVVLASGSYSRSLPGLEIGGRIMTSETALGLDSVPEKVIVLGGGVIGVEFASVWRSFGADVTIVEALPHLVPLEDEAASKALERAFRKRGITFSLGVRFKGVEQTDSGVVVTLEDGKTFDADLMLVAVGRGPNTAGLGYEEQGITMDRGFVLTDERLATNVAGVYAVGDIVPGLQLAHRGFAQGIFVAEEIAGLDPKPVDELGIPKVTYCEPEVASVGLTEAKAREKFGDVDVLEYNLGGNGKSQILGTTGFVKLVRQKDGPVVGVHMVGSRMSEQVGEAQLIVNWEAYPEDVAALVHTHPTQNEAVGEAFLALAGKPLHSHS
- a CDS encoding GNAT family N-acetyltransferase — its product is MIQPPAPHPDPDVSAGPHELRPGLWWRQVGVADVPALQEICLRTGDAGRDATARTAFPELLADVYATPYAHHEARFGTVVEDADGVAGYLLGCRDTAAFERWREAEWWPPLRARYPRPEDVQGFDAGPLRTVHGGVTPEPVWATHPSHLHVDLLPRLQGKGIGRALVQRVCAQLAADGSPGVHLGVSGANPGAVAFYRRAGLVELAATARGYTFGRSFGSVGPSAAGSTATGSTATAPAS